From a region of the Dictyostelium discoideum AX4 chromosome 2 chromosome, whole genome shotgun sequence genome:
- a CDS encoding zinc-containing alcohol dehydrogenase (Similar to ADH) gives MTKTTMKAAAFTQKNGKIEIIELPIPEPTQGWIRIKVHACGVCQGENVCKHGVMGNSFPRVPGHEVVGEIDKLGEGVCNEEYKIGEFVGVGWFGGNQCGKCETCLENEWKHCKKVNTCGVTYDGGYAEYMIAPISALVKIPKGMDPLEAAPLLCAGVTVYNSFRHQDIKVGSLVGVTGIGGLGHYAIQFCKKMGYQVIAMSSGNSKEQLSKELGADYYVDMSKDNYIQEIQSIGSVKCILATAPIASTVQGLLESLGINGKLVILAAFHEPFHADSLTMIGGSKSIVGWASGDNRDSLDTLNFARNNNIKSLVNTFPLEKANEAFENIGQAKFRHVIKLL, from the exons atgacaaaaacaacaatgaAAGCAGCAGCATTTACACAGAAGAATGGTAAAATAGAGATTATTGAGTTACCAATCCCAGAACCAACTCAAGGTTGGATTAGAATTAAAGTTCACGCCTGTGGTGTTTGTCAAGGTGAAAATGTTTGTAAAcatg gTGTAATGGGTAATTCATTTCCAAGAGTTCCAGGACATGAGGTTGTAggtgaaattgataaattaggAGAAGGTGTTTGTAATGAAGAATATAAAATTGGTGAATTTGTAGGTGTTGGTTGGTTTGGTGGTAATCAATGTGGTAAATGTGAAACATGTTTAGAGAATGAATGGAAACATTGTAAGAAAGTAAACACTTGTGGTGTTACTTATGATGGTGGTTATGCAGAGTATATGATTGCACCAATTAGTGCACTTGTTAAAATACCAAAAGGAATGGACCCACTTGAAGCTGCACCATTGTTATGTGCAGGTGTAACAGTTTATAATTCATTTAGACATCAAGACATTAAAGTAGGTTCATTGGTTGGTGTTACAGGTATTGGTGGTTTAGGTCATTATGCAATTCAATTCTGTAAGAAAATGGGTTACCAAGTGATTGCAATGTCAAGTGGTAATTCAAAAGAACAACTCTCAAAAGAATTGGGTGCAGATTATTATGTTGATATGTCAAAGGATAATTACATTCAAGAGATTCAATCAATTGGTTCAGTTAAATGTATTTTAGCAACTGCACCAATTGCATCAACTGTTCAAGGTTTATTAGAGTCTTTAGGTATAAATGGTAAATTGGTGATTTTGGCTGCTTTCCATGAACCATTCCATGCAGATTCATTGACAATGATTGGTGGTTCTAAATCAATCGTTGGTTGGGCTTCTGGTGATAATCGTGATTCTCTTGATACTTTAAATTTTGCtcgtaataataatattaaatcattagtAAATACTTTCCCATTGGAAAAAGCAAATGAAgcttttgaaaatattggtCAAGCAAAATTTAGACatgttattaaattattataa
- the adrm1-2 gene encoding adhesion regulating molecule family protein, translating to MNRPPQDVEFKAGKAKLTGTTVTSDSRKGYLKFGVTPEGLTCVQWRPRDSSAYEDEFYFAPGESKFIKVPACKTGRMYYLNFSGSDQKEFYWLQEANVEGDAKIEKALKVIESYIPDDDDDEEMVVDTPPPTTTIKQEPPKNPTINEVSLSQPKPTTTPPPSATNLDFIKDLFSNLPTQPKQPQITLGKILTAENLIPFLRENPEIKKDLIQYLPEEYQKDENMINEVLHSAQFLQSIETLDYAIHEGHGPEIVSLLGYEPSIASQRGVEGFLTNIQEGTNKKKNNK from the exons atgaatagaCCACCACAAGACGTAGAATTTAAAGCTGGTAAAGCTAAATTAACAGGTACAACAGTAACATCAGATTCAAGAAAGGGTTACTTAAAATTTGGTGTT aCACCAGAAGGATTAACATGTGTTCAATGGAGACCAAGAGATTCATCAGCATATGAagatgaattttattttgcaCCAGGTGaatcaaaatttatcaaaGTACCTGCATGTAAAACTGGTAGAATGTATTACTTAAACTTTTCAGGTTCAGATCAAAAGGAATTCTATTGGTTACAAGAAGCAAATGTAGAAGGTGATgctaaaattgaaaaagcaCTTAAAGTTATTGAATCATATATTCcag atgatgatgatgatgaagaaatgGTAGTTGatacaccaccaccaacaacaacaataaaacaAGAACCACCTAAAAACCCAACAATAAATGAAGTTTCACTAAGTCAACCAAAACCAACTACAACTCCACCACCATCAGCAACCaatttagattttattaaagatcttttttcaaatttaccaaCACAACCAAAACAACCACAAATTACATTGGGTAAAATATTGACAGCAGAGAATTTAATACCATTCTTAAGAGAGAATCCAgagattaaaaaagatttaattcaatatttacCAGAGGAATATCAAAAGGATGAGAATATGATTAATGAAGTTTTACATTCTGCTCAATTTttacaatcaattgaaaccTTAGATTATGCAATTCATGAAGGTCATGGTCCTGAAATTGTCTCTCTTTTAGGTTATGAACCATCAATTGCTTCTCAAAGAGGTGTTGAGGGTTTCTTAACAAATATTCAAGAAGgtacaaataaaaagaaaaataataaataa
- the dohh-2 gene encoding PBS lyase HEAT-like repeat-containing protein has protein sequence MVVVTEEIVNGLKETLTDVSQPIAKRFRSLFTLRNLNGPLCIDAMASALNDKSALLRHEIAYCLGQMEDEYALKVLIDLVKNSDEHPMVRHEAAEALGAIGSESAHKTLKEYSNDPVREVSETCQLALSRVEWYEKNKPETEEDKMYMSVDPAPPLKKGSVSRDELRSKFLDSNLDIFNRYRALFSLRDIGDEQSVLALCDGLKDQSSALLRHEVAFVLGQLQHRVAIDPLTTCVLDESENAMVRHEAAEALGAIASTETIPLLEKLLQDKEPIVSESCAVALDVTEYFNNTESFQYADGIKILLEKNLVDQQQK, from the exons atGGTTGTTGTTACTGAAGAAATTGTAAATGGATTAAAAGAAACATTAACAGATGTTTCACAACCAATTGCTAAAAGATTTAGatcattatttacattaagaaatttaaatGGACCATTATGTATTGATGCTATGGCTAGTG cattaaatgataaatcagCATTATTAAGACATGAAATTGCATATTGTTTAGGACAAATGGAAGATGAATATgcattaaaagttttaattgatttagtAAAGAATAGTGATGAACATCCAATGGTACGTCATGAAGCAGCAGAGGCATTAGGAGCAATTGGTAGTGAAAGTGCTCATAAAACATTGAAAGAGTATTCAAATGATCCAGTTAGAGAGGTTAGTGAAACTTGTCAATTGGCATTATCAAGAGTTGAATGGTATGAAAAGAATAAACCAGAAACAGAAGAGGATAAAATGTATATGTCAGTAGACCCAGCTCCACCACTTAAAAAAGGATCTGTTAGCAGAGACGAATTAAgatcaaaatttttagattcaaatttagatattttcAATCGTTATAGagcattattttcattacgTGATATTGGTGATGAACAATCTGTTCTCGCCTTATGCGATGGTTTAAAAGATCAATCTTCAGCTTTACTCAGACATGAGGTTGCCTTTGTTTTAGGTCAATTACAACATCGTGTAGCTATTGATCCATTAACAACTTGTGTTTTAGATGAATCTGAAAATGCAATGGTACGTCATGAAGCTGCTGAAGCTTTGGGCGCAATCGCTTCAACTGAAACTATCCCATTATTAGAGAAATTATTACAAGATAAAGAACCAATCGTTAGTGAATCTTGTGCTGTAGCTTTAGATGTAActgaatattttaataatactgAATCTTTTCAATATGCTGatggtattaaaattttattagaaaAGAATTTGGTTgaccaacaacaaaaataa
- a CDS encoding hypothetical protein (Similar to Dictyostelium discoideum (Slime mold). MkpA protein), whose product MDHRSPDEEFFLVLISHYLLGESFKILVDGNLIKEVTENESLLTCENGSVQFVIVNEKKKKRKLNDTSGNWKQNGEEKQLKTNFPTDYNYLLIENNEKHNENIRNLFQCVWNSKVTKRTLTLQKNGRNFKLWEFSIQLDPNSKCGTELLFRHYLKDDESILTSIKYRMCSMVIELVPSSIKTLYNNFQPIRIRNYNDFINLYLKFIDLNPGYINHFDNQNINQNNNNNNYKIDINHNIITTSQIYNIVVPIFNIDSNTNCQSLQLISSSANTSPSNSLNSSTTNSPNFSSQFLINNNYNNNNNNNNNNNNNNNNNNNNNNNNNNNNNNKNNNNNNNNNNNNNNNNYNNNNNNNNNFNSNNLNNNYNYNYYNSSMYTALVSIAKKKRIKLVENEYRTKGNVFQLNSSPTTKNVQNYNSKFNINYLE is encoded by the exons atggacCATAGATCACCTGAtgaagaattttttttagtattaatttctcattatttattaggagaaagttttaaaattcttgTTGAtggaaatttaattaaagaagtTACTGAaaatgaatcattattaactTGTGAAA atGGATCAGTTCAATTTGTTAttgttaatgaaaaaaagaaaaaaagaaaattaaatgatacaTCAGGAAATTGGAAACAAAATGGTGAAgagaaacaattgaaaacCAATTTTCCAACAgattacaattatttacttattgaaaataatgaaaaacacAATGAAAATATAAGAAACCTTTTCCAATGTGTTTGGAATTCAAAAGTAACAAAAAGAACTTTAACACTTCAAAAAAATGGtcgtaattttaaattatgggaattttcaattcaattaGATCCAAACTCAAAATGTGGTACTGAACTTTTATTTcgacattatttaaaagatgatGAATCCATTTTAACCTCAATTAAATATAGAATGTGTTCAATGGTAATTGAATTAGTTCCAAgttcaattaaaacattatataataatttccaaCCAATAAGAATTAGAAATTACAATGATTTCATAAATTTATActtaaaatttattgatttaaatcccggttatataaatcattttgacaatcaaaatattaaccaaaataataataataataattataaaatagaTATAAATCATAATATAATAACTACTTctcaaatttataatatagtTGTACCAATTTTCAATATCGATAGTAATACCAATTGTCAGTCTTTACAACTCATTTCATCATCTGCAAATACTTCTCCTTCAAActctttaaattcttcaactACTAACTCTCCAAATTTTTCAagtcaatttttaataaataataattataataataataataataataataataataataataataataataataataataataataataataataataataataataataataataataaaaataataataataataataataataataataataataataataataattataataataataataataataataataatttcaatagtaataatttgaataataattataattataattattataatagttCAATGTATACGGCTTTAGTATCaattgcaaaaaaaaaaagaattaagtTGGTGGAGAATGAATATAGAACTAAAGGTaatgtttttcaattaaatagttCACCAACAACCAAAAATGtacaaaattataattcaaaatttaatattaattatttggaataa
- the drnA-2 gene encoding dicer-like protein — protein sequence MIVNSRSLLNEFLQKYKIGPTPVFSTKNEGLDHDPFFTTTCIYLGHEFVSTKKKSKKEAEADCSQLVLDFLEKRQTQQQPQQQQFQNQTLPIPKLYQLLNQQPQIQTQTQPQRPISPTIRLPISPTLSPSSETQFEMNNPFLQQQQQQQQQQQQQQQQHLQQQNQQQLIQQILQLQQQTEQQRIQKLKHAFSQPQSPLQLHSLLPQPQPQQQQQQQQQQQQQQQQQQQQQQQQQQQQQQQQLQQQLQQLQQLQQLLLQQQQQQQQQQQQQQQQQQQQQQQQQQQQIEQQIEQPQLQPLQQPQLQPLQQPQLQQLQQPQLQQLQLQLQQQQQQLDQFLKQQLILEQKLDKISKQLDRLDNTTFSSIFESMNSLHDNLKILINNKKNNKNNNNNNNSGSIDINNNNNNNNNNSDSNSINSKIDFDNNKINRNALEGDNNNNNNIIIGMSGLSLTKSVNLLDELANAKKNKNKNNIITEDYSLDDKKNNNESTSTTTTTIALSSPSDQEYKNNKEKKVETITTATTTATTTKTAITSSIVKVKPPKKIREKGFKRIRDKLFNSNNITEITELYVYKIIISNPPNIIKFEHQEKEYEFSSEFLLFSINKLPTLPVIHVSNLANDHFGVAITNLFDDQQQPTKIQLKKIEFEKLITIHNSFFSKLLCQKYLKVKDITNENNFNNSHLVIPNINENYTDFNRLFDDLLNLFDFESIEEQDLTMERINQLCNDRIVLSDYGEYFNCQSISENSEKKLLLDCFHSRGKNDKEYWISKYIVFFDSNGKFEKPNDWKLKKQINNNNNDNDNDNGLEETIIINNEPPLDLKDYQRNSKILRKNPLEVVVVGFPCFVGLLGKFGVLPLICELKWNLKVLKFINESNYIKDIVCKFKNNTNNQVLREVLTHPSTKVISERKPIEKDQFQSYRPFMKDYQRLEFLGDSVLKITSSLYLFKKFDNEGEGLLSKKREFYTKNEYLTELSRRIGFDYILRITTIGDHSKPHADLIEAFIGAIYIECGFKDSFDWIIKWIFDNSYYGSDNKIYGGGGGGSEINNNDELPIIEDNLINYKYYDQINQYLNSTDFNDQTNELVSNDHFYSNQNNNNNTNFSERLEFLGDAVLDFIVADYLFSKYKEQQEGYLTESKSKLVNNENLSKILKSNKNIFSPSQQDSFKHFSVKRMGDHIESYIGGFYLKFGFEKTKNRVYKLFDLK from the exons atgattgTGAATTCAAGgtctttattaaatgaattccttcaaaaatataaaattggtCCTACACCTGTATTTTCTACAAAGAATGAAGGTTTAGATCATGATCCCTTTTTTACA acaACTTGCATTTATTTAGGTCATGAATTTgtttcaacaaaaaaaaagagtaaaaAAGAAGCAGAAGCAGATTGTTCACAACTTGTATTagattttttagaaaaaagacAAACTCagcaacaacctcaacaacaacaatttcaaaatcaaactcTACCAATTCCAAAACTTTATCAACTTTTAAATCAACAGCCTCAAATTCAAACTCAAACTCAACCTCAACGACCAATATCTCCAACAATTAGATTACCTATTTCACCAACATTATCACCAAGTAGTGAAACACaatttgaaatgaataaCCCTTttctacaacaacaacaacaacaacaacaacaacaacaacaacaacaacaacaacacctacaacaacaaaatcaacaacaactaatacaacaaatattacaactacaacaacagaCAGAACAACAAAGAATACAAAAACTAAAACATGCATTCTCACAACCACAATCACCACTACAACTACACTCACTactaccacaaccacaaccgcaacaacaacaacaacaacaacaacaacaacaacaacaacaacaacaacaacaacaacaacaacaacaacaacaacaacaacaacaacaacaacaactacaacaacaactacaacaactacaacaactacaacaactactactacaacaacaacaacaacaacaacaacaacaacaacaacaacaacaacaacaacaacaacaacaacaacaacaacaacaacaacagataGAACAACAGATAgaacaaccacaactacaaccactacaacaaccacaactacaaccactacaacaaccacaactacaacaactgcaacaaccacaactacaacaactacaactacaactacaacaacaacaacaacaattagatCAATTTTTGAAACAGCAACTTATTTTAGAACAAAAGCtagataaaatttcaaaacaattGGATAGGTTAGATAATACTACTTTTTCATCTATTTTTGAATCAATGAATTCGCTTCATGATAatcttaaaattttaattaacaataaaaaaaataataaaaataataataacaacaacaatagtgGTAGCATtgatataaataacaataataataataataataataacagtgattccaatagtattaatagcaaaatagattttgataataataaaataaatagaaatgCTTTAGaaggtgataataataataataataatattattatcggAATGTCAGGTCTCTCATTAACAAAGTCTGTAAATCTATTGGATGAACTTGCAaatgcaaaaaaaaataaaaataaaaataatattatcacaGAGGATTATAGTcttgatgataaaaaaaacaataatgaaaGTACAagtacaactacaactacaataGCACTATCATCACCAAGTGATcaagaatataaaaataataaagaaaaaaaagttgaaacaataacaacagcaacaactacagcgacaacaacaaaaacagcAATTACATCAAGTATAGTAAAAGTTAAACCACCAAAGAAAATTAGAGAAAAAGGATTTAAAAGGATAAGAgacaaattatttaattcaaataatataacaGAAATCACAGAATTAtatgtttataaaattataatttcaaatccaccaaatataattaaatttgaacatcaagaaaaagaatatgAATTCTCTagtgaatttttattattctctattaataaattaccaaCTTTACCAGTGATTCATGTTTCAAATCTTGCAAATGATCATTTTGGTGTTgcaattacaaatttatttgatgatcaacaacaaccaactaaaatccaattaaagaaaattgaatttgaaaaattaataacaattcataattcattcttttcaaaattattatgtcaaaaatatttaaaagttaaagatataacaaatgaaaataattttaataatagtcaTTTAGTGATACCAAATATCAATGAAAACTATACAGATTTTAATagattatttgatgatttattaaatttattcgattttgaatcaattgaagaaCAAGATTTAACAATGGAAAGAATTAATCAACTTTGTAATGATAGAATCGTACTAAGTGATTATGGTGAATATTTCAATTGTCAATCAATTAGTGAAAATAGTGAAAAGAAATTACTTTTAGATTGTTTTCATTCAAGAggtaaaaatgataaagaatATTGGATATCTAAATATATTGTATTCTTTGATAGTAatggtaaatttgaaaaaccaaatgattggaaattaaaaaaacaaatcaataataataataatgataatgataatgataatggtttagaagaaacaataataataaataatgaaccaccattagatttaaaagattatcaaagaaattcaaaaattttaagaaAGAATCCACTAGAAGTTGTAGTCGTTGGATTCCCATGTTTTGTTGGATTATTAGGTAAATTTGGTGTTTTACCATTAATTTGTGAATTGAAATGGAATTTAAAAGtattgaaatttataaatgaatcAAACTATATTAAAGATATagtttgtaaatttaaaaacaatacaaACAATCAAGTATTGAGAGAAGTTTTAACTCATCCATCAACAAAAGTAATTAGTGAACgtaaaccaattgaaaaagatcAATTTCAATCCTATAGACCATTTATGAAGGATTATCAACGTTTAGAGTTTTTAGGTGACtcagttttaaaaatcaCTTCATctctatatttatttaaaaaattcgaTAATGAAGGTGAAGGTTTATTATCAAAGAAAAGAGAATTCTACACAAAGAATGAATATTTAACTGAATTATCAAGAAGAATCGGTTTCGATTATATCTTACGTATTACAACCATTGGTGATCATTCAAAACCTCATGctgatttaattgaagcTTTCATTGGTGCAATTTATATTGAATGTGGTTTTAAAGATTCATTTGATTGGATTATTAAATGGATTTTTGATAATAGTTATTATGGtagtgataataaaatttatggtggtggtggtggtggtagtgaaatcaataataatgatgaattaccaattattgaagataatttaattaattataaatattatgatcaaattaatcaatatttaaattcaacagATTTTAATGATCAAACAAATGAATTAGTTTCAAATGATCATTTCtattcaaatcaaaataataataataatacaaatttcTCTGAAAGATTAGAATTTTTAGGTGATGCAGTTTTAGATTTCATTGTTGCAGATTATCtcttttcaaaatataaagaacaacaagaaggTTACTTGACAGAATCAAAATCTAAATTAGtgaataatgaaaatttatcaaaaattttaaaatcaaataaaaatatattctcTCCAAGTCAACAAGATTCATTTAAACATTTCTCTGTAAAAAGAATGGGTGATCATATTGAATCATATATTGGTGGTTTTTATCTAAAATTTGGTTttgaaaaaactaaaaatagagtttataaactttttgatttaaaataa